The following are encoded together in the Peromyscus maniculatus bairdii isolate BWxNUB_F1_BW_parent chromosome 22, HU_Pman_BW_mat_3.1, whole genome shotgun sequence genome:
- the Msh6 gene encoding DNA mismatch repair protein Msh6 isoform X1 has translation MSRQSTLYSFFSKSPALGDAKKAAAGASCEGGAPAAAAAASSGACASRGGDAAWSEAAAESRPAAVSTPSPEAKNLNGRPRRSVSPAVPASSCDFSPGDLVWAKMEGYPWWPCLVYDHPFDGTFIRKKGKTVRVHVQFFDDSPTRGWVSKRLLKPYTGSKSKEAQKGGHFYSSKSEILRAMQRADEALSKDKIKRLELAVCDEPSEPEEEEETEVYTASVSDKSEEDNHPNESEEEVQPKGQGPRRSSRQVKKRRVISDSESDIGGSDVEFKPDTKQDGSSDEMSSGAGDSDSEGLGTTPKGAPKRKRTVAGHSALKRKSSKKEPPSATKRATRILSETKSTLSAFSASPNSESQTHVIGGDDSSGPTVWYHETLEWLKPEKRRDEHRRRPDHPDFNPCTLYVPEDFLNTCTPGMRKWWQIKSQNFDLVIFYKVGKFYELYHMDAVVGVNELGLVFMKGNWAHSGFPEIAFGRFSDSLVQKGYKVARVEQTETPEMMEARCRKMAHVSKFDRVVKREVCRIITKGTQTYGVLEGEPSENHSRYLLSLKEKEEDSSGHTRVYGVCFVDTSLGKFFLGQFSDDRHCSRFRTLVAHYPPVQILFEKGNLSTETKTVLKGSLSSCLQEGLIPGSQFWDATKTLRTLLEDGYFTGKVGEDHSAGAVLPPVLKSMTSESDSLGLTPGEKSELALSALGGCVFYLKKCLIDQELLSMANFENYFPLDSDMVTTVRPGALFTSANQRMVLDAVTLNNLEIFLNGTNGSTEGTLLERLDTCHTPFGKRLLKQWLCAPLCSPGAISDRLDAVEDLMALPDKITEVADLLKKLPDLERLLSKIHNIGSPLRNQNHPDSRAIMYEETTYSKKKIIDFLSALEGFKVISKIIGLMEDVADDFKSKTLKQVVTPQTKSPEGRFPDLTEELDRWYTAFDHEKARKTGLITPKAGFDSDYDQALADIRENEQGLLEYLEKQRSRIGCRTIVYWGIGRNRYQLEIPDSFTTRNLPEEYELKSTRKGCKRYWTKTIEKKLANLINAEERRDTSLKDCMRRLFYNFDKNYKDWQSAVECIAVLDVLLCLANYSQGGDGPMCRPVIVLPREDTHPFLELKGSRHPCITKTFFGDDFIPNDILIGCEEEVEENGKAYCVLVTGPNMGGKSTLIRQAGLLAVMAQMGCYVPAEVCRLTPVDRVFTRLGASDRIMSGESTFFVELSETASILRHATAHSLVLVDELGRGTATFDGTAIANAVVKELAETIKCRTLFSTHYHSLVEDYSKNVSVRLGHMACMVENECEDPSQETITFLYKFIEGACPKSYGFNAARLANLPEEVIQKGHRKAREFEKMNQSLRLFREVCMASERPTVDAEAIHRLLALIEEL, from the exons TTCTTGTGACTTCTCACCAGGTGATTTGGTTTGGGCTAAGATGGAAGGTTACCCCTGGTGGCCTTGCCTGGTTTATGATCACCCCTTTGATGGAACATTCATCCGGAAGAAAGGGAAAACGGTCCGTGTTCATGTACAGTTTTTTGATGACAGCCCAACAAGGGGCTGGGTTAGCAAAAGGCTGTTGAAGCCATATACAG GTTCAAAGTCCAAGGAAGCCCAAAAGGGAGGTCATTTCTACAGTTCAAAGTCTGAAATACTCAGAGCAATGCAGCGTGCAGATGAAGCCTTAAGTAAAGACAAGATTAAGAGGCTTGAGTTGGCAGTGTGTGATGAGCCTTCAgagccagaagaggaggaagagacagag GTGTACACAGCTTCTGTATCTGATAAGAGTGAAGAGGATAACCATCCAAATGAAAGCGAAGAAGAAGTACAGCCTAAGGGGCAGGGGCCTAGGCGAAGCAGCCGGCAAGTGAAAAAGCGCAGGGTCATATCGGATTCCGAGAGTGACATCGGGGGCTCTGACGTGGAATTCAAGCCAGACACTAAGCAGGATGGAAGCAGCGACGAAATGAgcagtggggctggagacagcGATAGCGAAGGCCTGGGCACCACTCCCAAAGGTGCTCCAAAGCGGAAGAGGACAGTGGCTGGTCATAGTGCATTGAAAAGGAAGAGTTCAAAGAAGGAACCTCCCTCAGCTACCAAACGAGCAACTCGAATTTTGTCAGAAACCAAGAGTACCTTgagtgctttctctgcctctccaaatTCTGAATCCCAAACCCACGTCATTGGGGGAGATGACAGTAGTGGACCCACTGTCTGGTACCATGAGACTTTAGAGTGGCTTAAGccagaaaagagaagagatgagCACAGGAGACGGCCGGATCACCCCGATTTTAATCCTTGTACACTGTATGTGCCTGAAGATTTCCTTAATACTTGTActccagggatgaggaagtggtGGCAGATTAAGTCTCAGAACTTTGATCTTGTCATCTTTTATAAGGTGGGCAAGTTTTACGAATTGTATCACATGGATGCTGTCGTTGGAGTCAACGAGCTGGGGCTGGTCTTCATGAAGGGCAACTGGGCCCATTCTGGTTTTCCAGAGATTGCCTTCGGCCGGTTTTCAGACTCCCTGGTGCAGAAGGGTTATAAAGTAGCCCGAGTGGAACAGACTGAGACTCCAGAGATGATGGAGGCACGGTGCCGGAAGATGGCACACGTGTCCAAGTTTGACAGAGTGGTGAAGAGGGAGGTGTGTAGGATCATCACCAAGGGCACACAGACGTATGGCGTGCTGGAAGGTGAGCCCTCCGAGAACCACAGTAGGTATCTTCTTAGCcttaaagagaaagaggaggattctTCCGGTCACACCCGTGTATATGGTGTGTGCTTCGTGGACACTTCCCTGGGCAAGTTTTTCCTGGGTCAGTTTTCGGATGATCGCCATTGTTCGAGATTTAGGACTCTTGTGGCACACTATCCTCCAGTACAGATTTTGTTTGAAAAAGGAAATCTCTCAACAGAAACCAAAACAGTCCTGAAGGGTTCATTGTCCTCTTGTCTTCAGGAAGGTCTGATACCAGGTTCCCAATTTTGGGATGCCACTAAGACACTGAGAACACTCCTTGAAGATGGCTATTTCACTGGGAAGGTAGGCGAAGACCACAGTGCAGGGGCAGTACTGCCCCCGGTACTTAAGAGTATGACCTCCGAGTCGGACTCCCTCGGGCTGACCCCAGGAGAGAAGAGTGAATTGGCCCTCTCTGCTCTAGGTGGCTGTGTTTTTTACCTCAAAAAATGCCTGATAGATCAGGAGCTTCTGTCAATGGCcaattttgaaaactattttccCTTGGATTCTGACATGGTCACCACGGTAAGACCTGGTGCTCTCTTTACTAGTGCCAATCAGCGAATGGTGCTAGATGCAGTGACGTTGAACAACTTGGAGATTTTCCTGAATGGGACCAATGGTTCTACTGAAGGGACTTTGCTCGAGAGGCTTGACACTTGCCATACTCCCTTTGGCAAGCGGCTCCTAAAACAATGGCTTTGTGCCCCCCTCTGCAGCCCTGGTGCCATCAGTGATCGCTTAGATGCTGTGGAAGACCTGATGGCTCTGCCTGACAAAATCACTGAAGTTGCAGACCTCCTAAAGAAGCTACCAGATCTTGAGAGGCTCCTGAGTAAGATCCATAATATTGGCTCTCCCCTAAGGAACCAAAACCACCCAGACAGCAGGGCTATAATGTATGAAGAAACCACATACAGCAAAAAAAAGATCATTGATTTTCTTTCTGCTCTAGAAGGATTCAAAGTAATAAGTAAGATTATAGGGCTTATGGAGGATGTCGCTGATGATTTTAAGTCCAAAACCCTTAAGCAGGTTGTTACTCCACAGACAAAGAGCCCAGAAGGCCGCTTTCCTGATCTGACTGAAGAACTGGACCGATGGTATACTGCTTTTGACCACGAGAAGGCTCGAAAGACTGGACTCATTACTCCAAAGGCAGGGTTTGACTCTGATTATGACCAAGCGCTTGCTGACATACGAGAGAATGAACAGGGCCTCCTGGAGTACTTAGAAAAACAGCGTAGTCGGATTGGCTGCAGGACCATAGTCTACTGGGGAATTGGTAGGAACCGTTACCAGTTGGAGATTCCAGACAGTTTTACTACCCGTAACTTACCAGAAGAATATGAGCTGAAATCTACTAGAAAGGGCTGTAAACGATACTGGACCAAAACAATTGAGAAGAAATTAGCTAATCTTATAAATGCTGAAGAACGTAGGGACACATCTTTGAAGGACTGCATGAGGCGGCTATTCTATAACTTTGATAAAAATTACAAGGACTGGCAGTCTGCTGTAGAGTGCATTGCAGTGTTGG ATGTCTTACTGTGCCTGGCTAACTATAGTCAAGGAGGTGATGGTCCTATGTGTCGACCAGTAATTGTGTTACCAAGAGAAGACACACACCCTTTCCTAGAGCTTAAAGGGTCAAGGCATCCCTGCATTACAAAGACCTTTTTTGGAGATGATtttattcctaatgacattctaatAGGCTGTGAGGAAGAAGTGGAAGAAAATGGCAAAGCCTATTGTGTGCTTGTTACCGGACCAAATATGGGGGGCAAATCTACACTCATAAGACAG GCTGGTCTGTTGGCTGTGATGGCCCAGATGGGTTGTTATGTACCTGCTGAAGTGTGTCGGCTCACACCAGTAGACAGAGTGTTTACTAGACTTGGGGCCTCAGATCGGATAATGTCAG gTGAAAGTACGTTTTTTGTTGAGTTGAGCGAAACCGCTAGCATACTTAGGCACGCAACAGCACATTCTTTGGTGCTTGTGGATGAATTAG GAAGAGGTACTGCAACTTTTGATGGGACAGCGATAGCCAATGCAGTTGTTAAAGAACTGGCTGAAACGATCAAGTGTCGAACATTGTTCTCCACACACTATCATTCATTAGTAGAAGACTATTCTAAAAATGTTTCTGTGCGCCTAGGACACATG GCTTGCATGGTAGAAAATGAATGTGAGGATCCCAGCCAGGAGACTATTACCTTCCTCTATAAGTTCATTGAGGGAGCTTGTCCCAAGAGTTACGGCTTTAACGCAGCAAGGCTTGCAAATCTTCCGGAGGAAGTTATTCAAAAGGGacacagaaaagcaagagaatttgAGAAGATGAATCAGTCATTAAGACTATTTCG ggaAGTTTGTATGGCTAGTGAAAGGCCGACTGTAGATGCTGAAGCCATCCATAGGCTGCTGGCTTTGATTGAGGAATTGTAG
- the Msh6 gene encoding DNA mismatch repair protein Msh6 isoform X2, whose amino-acid sequence MEGYPWWPCLVYDHPFDGTFIRKKGKTVRVHVQFFDDSPTRGWVSKRLLKPYTGSKSKEAQKGGHFYSSKSEILRAMQRADEALSKDKIKRLELAVCDEPSEPEEEEETEVYTASVSDKSEEDNHPNESEEEVQPKGQGPRRSSRQVKKRRVISDSESDIGGSDVEFKPDTKQDGSSDEMSSGAGDSDSEGLGTTPKGAPKRKRTVAGHSALKRKSSKKEPPSATKRATRILSETKSTLSAFSASPNSESQTHVIGGDDSSGPTVWYHETLEWLKPEKRRDEHRRRPDHPDFNPCTLYVPEDFLNTCTPGMRKWWQIKSQNFDLVIFYKVGKFYELYHMDAVVGVNELGLVFMKGNWAHSGFPEIAFGRFSDSLVQKGYKVARVEQTETPEMMEARCRKMAHVSKFDRVVKREVCRIITKGTQTYGVLEGEPSENHSRYLLSLKEKEEDSSGHTRVYGVCFVDTSLGKFFLGQFSDDRHCSRFRTLVAHYPPVQILFEKGNLSTETKTVLKGSLSSCLQEGLIPGSQFWDATKTLRTLLEDGYFTGKVGEDHSAGAVLPPVLKSMTSESDSLGLTPGEKSELALSALGGCVFYLKKCLIDQELLSMANFENYFPLDSDMVTTVRPGALFTSANQRMVLDAVTLNNLEIFLNGTNGSTEGTLLERLDTCHTPFGKRLLKQWLCAPLCSPGAISDRLDAVEDLMALPDKITEVADLLKKLPDLERLLSKIHNIGSPLRNQNHPDSRAIMYEETTYSKKKIIDFLSALEGFKVISKIIGLMEDVADDFKSKTLKQVVTPQTKSPEGRFPDLTEELDRWYTAFDHEKARKTGLITPKAGFDSDYDQALADIRENEQGLLEYLEKQRSRIGCRTIVYWGIGRNRYQLEIPDSFTTRNLPEEYELKSTRKGCKRYWTKTIEKKLANLINAEERRDTSLKDCMRRLFYNFDKNYKDWQSAVECIAVLDVLLCLANYSQGGDGPMCRPVIVLPREDTHPFLELKGSRHPCITKTFFGDDFIPNDILIGCEEEVEENGKAYCVLVTGPNMGGKSTLIRQAGLLAVMAQMGCYVPAEVCRLTPVDRVFTRLGASDRIMSGESTFFVELSETASILRHATAHSLVLVDELGRGTATFDGTAIANAVVKELAETIKCRTLFSTHYHSLVEDYSKNVSVRLGHMACMVENECEDPSQETITFLYKFIEGACPKSYGFNAARLANLPEEVIQKGHRKAREFEKMNQSLRLFREVCMASERPTVDAEAIHRLLALIEEL is encoded by the exons ATGGAAGGTTACCCCTGGTGGCCTTGCCTGGTTTATGATCACCCCTTTGATGGAACATTCATCCGGAAGAAAGGGAAAACGGTCCGTGTTCATGTACAGTTTTTTGATGACAGCCCAACAAGGGGCTGGGTTAGCAAAAGGCTGTTGAAGCCATATACAG GTTCAAAGTCCAAGGAAGCCCAAAAGGGAGGTCATTTCTACAGTTCAAAGTCTGAAATACTCAGAGCAATGCAGCGTGCAGATGAAGCCTTAAGTAAAGACAAGATTAAGAGGCTTGAGTTGGCAGTGTGTGATGAGCCTTCAgagccagaagaggaggaagagacagag GTGTACACAGCTTCTGTATCTGATAAGAGTGAAGAGGATAACCATCCAAATGAAAGCGAAGAAGAAGTACAGCCTAAGGGGCAGGGGCCTAGGCGAAGCAGCCGGCAAGTGAAAAAGCGCAGGGTCATATCGGATTCCGAGAGTGACATCGGGGGCTCTGACGTGGAATTCAAGCCAGACACTAAGCAGGATGGAAGCAGCGACGAAATGAgcagtggggctggagacagcGATAGCGAAGGCCTGGGCACCACTCCCAAAGGTGCTCCAAAGCGGAAGAGGACAGTGGCTGGTCATAGTGCATTGAAAAGGAAGAGTTCAAAGAAGGAACCTCCCTCAGCTACCAAACGAGCAACTCGAATTTTGTCAGAAACCAAGAGTACCTTgagtgctttctctgcctctccaaatTCTGAATCCCAAACCCACGTCATTGGGGGAGATGACAGTAGTGGACCCACTGTCTGGTACCATGAGACTTTAGAGTGGCTTAAGccagaaaagagaagagatgagCACAGGAGACGGCCGGATCACCCCGATTTTAATCCTTGTACACTGTATGTGCCTGAAGATTTCCTTAATACTTGTActccagggatgaggaagtggtGGCAGATTAAGTCTCAGAACTTTGATCTTGTCATCTTTTATAAGGTGGGCAAGTTTTACGAATTGTATCACATGGATGCTGTCGTTGGAGTCAACGAGCTGGGGCTGGTCTTCATGAAGGGCAACTGGGCCCATTCTGGTTTTCCAGAGATTGCCTTCGGCCGGTTTTCAGACTCCCTGGTGCAGAAGGGTTATAAAGTAGCCCGAGTGGAACAGACTGAGACTCCAGAGATGATGGAGGCACGGTGCCGGAAGATGGCACACGTGTCCAAGTTTGACAGAGTGGTGAAGAGGGAGGTGTGTAGGATCATCACCAAGGGCACACAGACGTATGGCGTGCTGGAAGGTGAGCCCTCCGAGAACCACAGTAGGTATCTTCTTAGCcttaaagagaaagaggaggattctTCCGGTCACACCCGTGTATATGGTGTGTGCTTCGTGGACACTTCCCTGGGCAAGTTTTTCCTGGGTCAGTTTTCGGATGATCGCCATTGTTCGAGATTTAGGACTCTTGTGGCACACTATCCTCCAGTACAGATTTTGTTTGAAAAAGGAAATCTCTCAACAGAAACCAAAACAGTCCTGAAGGGTTCATTGTCCTCTTGTCTTCAGGAAGGTCTGATACCAGGTTCCCAATTTTGGGATGCCACTAAGACACTGAGAACACTCCTTGAAGATGGCTATTTCACTGGGAAGGTAGGCGAAGACCACAGTGCAGGGGCAGTACTGCCCCCGGTACTTAAGAGTATGACCTCCGAGTCGGACTCCCTCGGGCTGACCCCAGGAGAGAAGAGTGAATTGGCCCTCTCTGCTCTAGGTGGCTGTGTTTTTTACCTCAAAAAATGCCTGATAGATCAGGAGCTTCTGTCAATGGCcaattttgaaaactattttccCTTGGATTCTGACATGGTCACCACGGTAAGACCTGGTGCTCTCTTTACTAGTGCCAATCAGCGAATGGTGCTAGATGCAGTGACGTTGAACAACTTGGAGATTTTCCTGAATGGGACCAATGGTTCTACTGAAGGGACTTTGCTCGAGAGGCTTGACACTTGCCATACTCCCTTTGGCAAGCGGCTCCTAAAACAATGGCTTTGTGCCCCCCTCTGCAGCCCTGGTGCCATCAGTGATCGCTTAGATGCTGTGGAAGACCTGATGGCTCTGCCTGACAAAATCACTGAAGTTGCAGACCTCCTAAAGAAGCTACCAGATCTTGAGAGGCTCCTGAGTAAGATCCATAATATTGGCTCTCCCCTAAGGAACCAAAACCACCCAGACAGCAGGGCTATAATGTATGAAGAAACCACATACAGCAAAAAAAAGATCATTGATTTTCTTTCTGCTCTAGAAGGATTCAAAGTAATAAGTAAGATTATAGGGCTTATGGAGGATGTCGCTGATGATTTTAAGTCCAAAACCCTTAAGCAGGTTGTTACTCCACAGACAAAGAGCCCAGAAGGCCGCTTTCCTGATCTGACTGAAGAACTGGACCGATGGTATACTGCTTTTGACCACGAGAAGGCTCGAAAGACTGGACTCATTACTCCAAAGGCAGGGTTTGACTCTGATTATGACCAAGCGCTTGCTGACATACGAGAGAATGAACAGGGCCTCCTGGAGTACTTAGAAAAACAGCGTAGTCGGATTGGCTGCAGGACCATAGTCTACTGGGGAATTGGTAGGAACCGTTACCAGTTGGAGATTCCAGACAGTTTTACTACCCGTAACTTACCAGAAGAATATGAGCTGAAATCTACTAGAAAGGGCTGTAAACGATACTGGACCAAAACAATTGAGAAGAAATTAGCTAATCTTATAAATGCTGAAGAACGTAGGGACACATCTTTGAAGGACTGCATGAGGCGGCTATTCTATAACTTTGATAAAAATTACAAGGACTGGCAGTCTGCTGTAGAGTGCATTGCAGTGTTGG ATGTCTTACTGTGCCTGGCTAACTATAGTCAAGGAGGTGATGGTCCTATGTGTCGACCAGTAATTGTGTTACCAAGAGAAGACACACACCCTTTCCTAGAGCTTAAAGGGTCAAGGCATCCCTGCATTACAAAGACCTTTTTTGGAGATGATtttattcctaatgacattctaatAGGCTGTGAGGAAGAAGTGGAAGAAAATGGCAAAGCCTATTGTGTGCTTGTTACCGGACCAAATATGGGGGGCAAATCTACACTCATAAGACAG GCTGGTCTGTTGGCTGTGATGGCCCAGATGGGTTGTTATGTACCTGCTGAAGTGTGTCGGCTCACACCAGTAGACAGAGTGTTTACTAGACTTGGGGCCTCAGATCGGATAATGTCAG gTGAAAGTACGTTTTTTGTTGAGTTGAGCGAAACCGCTAGCATACTTAGGCACGCAACAGCACATTCTTTGGTGCTTGTGGATGAATTAG GAAGAGGTACTGCAACTTTTGATGGGACAGCGATAGCCAATGCAGTTGTTAAAGAACTGGCTGAAACGATCAAGTGTCGAACATTGTTCTCCACACACTATCATTCATTAGTAGAAGACTATTCTAAAAATGTTTCTGTGCGCCTAGGACACATG GCTTGCATGGTAGAAAATGAATGTGAGGATCCCAGCCAGGAGACTATTACCTTCCTCTATAAGTTCATTGAGGGAGCTTGTCCCAAGAGTTACGGCTTTAACGCAGCAAGGCTTGCAAATCTTCCGGAGGAAGTTATTCAAAAGGGacacagaaaagcaagagaatttgAGAAGATGAATCAGTCATTAAGACTATTTCG ggaAGTTTGTATGGCTAGTGAAAGGCCGACTGTAGATGCTGAAGCCATCCATAGGCTGCTGGCTTTGATTGAGGAATTGTAG